DNA from Streptococcus parasuis:
AACAATTTCACATTTTCAAACTCAGTCTTTGCTTCTTCTGCCCCAATCACCAAAAGGAAGTCCATAATATCTTCTGCCCGTTGTAGGTAGGTAATGGTTCCCTTCGACCGTTCGATAACCTTAGCATCCAATAAAAATTTCTGCATCAAATTAGCCAAGTCATAGGCATGATCACTATAGACAGAGGCAATTTCCAATTGGTATTTGCCTTTTTCAGGATCCTTTACAGAACCACTTGCTAAAAAAGCACCACGTAAATAAGCCTGACTCCACGAATCATTTTCCAAAACTCTTGGTGAAATCCCTGTATCCAAACCAAAAAAACTGTCAGCCAGATGGAGATCATTGAGAATCTCGTTGACCCCATCTTGCACAAAAACCGAATAAACACGATTTTTCTTTAAATTTGACTTTTGATGATGCCGAATTTCTGCTTTTATCTGATAAAGGTGAAAGAACAGTTCATAGATATGACGCGCAATCTTAGCGTTTTCAGTGCTAATCGAAAGAGTCAGCCCTGAAGAAGCAAGACCAAGACTACCAGCCAACTTGATAATGGCTGACAATTCACTTTTATTTTGATTGGATTGAAGCAGTAATTCTTCTTTGACCTGCACAGTGAAACTCATGTTCGCACCTGCAAAATGTTAAATAGCTCTTCCACGACTAAATCCCCATCGTGGAAGGCACCACCATTTTCTAGTTTCAAAAAGTTGGAAGAAATGATGCGACAGCCCTGGTCCTGTAAGCCTCGAAAATCATGCTTGACCTGCACCAAATACTCATCAAAGGCATGGGTATTCATGTATTCTTGAGGAACGGGCTCAATATTCACAAGAACAGTATCGACAAATTGACTGGCCAGATGTGCATTCAACACACTGACGTGATTGGCATCTGTAAATGATTCTGTTTCGCCCCGTTGGGTCATGATGTTACAAATATAGACGACTTGTGCTTCTGTCTCACAAAGTGCCTTACCAATATCTGGAATCATGATATTAGGTAAGATAGAGGTATACAGAGAGCCTGGTCCTAAAACAACCAAGTCGCTGTCCATAATCGATTGTACTACTTGACGGCTGGCTTTCGGTTCCTCATCATTATACGTATTTGTCACATAAACATGACCAATCATCCCCTTGTAGTTGGCAATGTTACTTTCACCAACCACTTCTGTCCCATCTGTAAAAACAGCATGTAGGGTTAAAGGCGTTTCACTAGACGGATAGATCCGACCAGTCGTATGAAAGAAGCGTGTCAATAAGCGCATGGCATCATAAGTGGATCCCTGCATCTCAGAAATACCCGCAATAATCAAGTTTCCCAGAGGATGACCCGCCAAGGGGCCGTCCGATTCAGCAAATCGATATTGAAAAATCTTTTCATAAAGCTTTGGCATATCTGACATAGCCAAAAGGACATTGCGCAAGTCACCCGGAGGCGTCACCTGTAAGGCCTGACGAATCTCGCCTGACGAACCTCCATCATCAGCAACAGTCACAATCGCTGTGATATCGGCATCCTTGGCACGAAGGCTCTTCAAAATCACAGGAATCCCCGTACCGCCTCCAATCACTGTAATCTTTGGTTTTCTCATGAGCGGTTGACCGTTTCCTTCCGTCTATCCTTGTCGCGATGACTACGGTTGACAATCCAGTTTTTTTCTAAATCGTCGGCAAGGCGTTTGGCAAAAGCTACGCTTCTATGTTGACCACCAGTACATCCAATGGCGATAGTCAAAATAGATTTTCCTTCCTTCTGATAGCCTGGCAGAATTGGTTCGATCAAACCAAGCAAATGCTTGTAAAATTCTTCTGATTCCTCATGATCCATCACGTAGTCATAAACAGGTTGATCTAATCCGGTCATTTGCCTTAATTCCAATTTATAATAAGGATTTGGCAAGAAACGGACATCAAAAACCAAGTCCGCATCTAGTGGCAAGCCATATTTAAAGCCAAAGGACATCACTTCAATACGAAAAGATGGCTGATTATCTTGACTAGCAAATTGATCGGAAATCTCCTTCCGTAAATTACGTGGAGTCAGTTCCGATGTATCAATCACATTTTGGCTCATATTTTTCAATGGAGCCAAGAGTTCACGCTCAAGCTGAATACCATCCAATACACGGCCTGTTGCTGCCAAGGGGTGTGACCGGCGTGTTTCTTTGTATCGTGCAACCAACTCACTATCGGTCGCATCCAAGAAAAGGATTTTAAAGTCAAGATCTTCTGCGTTTTCAATTTCGTCCAGCACTTCCCGAATCTCAGAGAAGAATGATCGGCTCCGCATATCCACCACTAGAGCAATCTTGTTGTTATCTTGACTATGACGAATCAACTCTAAAAATTTTGGCAAAAGTGTCGGAGGCATATTATCAATGGTAAAATAACCCAAATCCTCAAAGGATTGGATGGCTACAGTTTTACCCGCACCCGACATCCCTGTCACAATGACCAAATGGAGTTTATCTGACATGGCAGTCCCTCCTATTCTCTCTATTCTCCAATGACTGCAATCACTTCTATCTCAACCTTTACATCACGTGGCAAACGAGCCACCTCAACTGCAGAACGAGCTGGAAATTCCGCTGAAAAAGCAGTCTTGTACACTTCATTAAAGGCAAGAAAATCATTCATATCTTTTAAGAAGCAGGTTGTTTTCACCACATGGTCAAAATCTGTCCCAGCTTCTGCCAAAATCGCCCCAATATTTTTTAAAACTTGTTCCGTCTGTTCTTGAATGGTTTCCCCAACAACTTCACCAGTTTCTGGTGAAAGAGGCACTTGA
Protein-coding regions in this window:
- the whiA gene encoding DNA-binding protein WhiA, coding for MSFTVQVKEELLLQSNQNKSELSAIIKLAGSLGLASSGLTLSISTENAKIARHIYELFFHLYQIKAEIRHHQKSNLKKNRVYSVFVQDGVNEILNDLHLADSFFGLDTGISPRVLENDSWSQAYLRGAFLASGSVKDPEKGKYQLEIASVYSDHAYDLANLMQKFLLDAKVIERSKGTITYLQRAEDIMDFLLVIGAEEAKTEFENVKLLREARNDLNRATNAEAANIAKTVTASMKTINNIIKIMDTIGIDQLSGDLQEIAQLRIQHPDYSIQQLAESLSQPITKSGVNHRLRKLNKIAEEL
- a CDS encoding gluconeogenesis factor YvcK family protein, with the translated sequence MRKPKITVIGGGTGIPVILKSLRAKDADITAIVTVADDGGSSGEIRQALQVTPPGDLRNVLLAMSDMPKLYEKIFQYRFAESDGPLAGHPLGNLIIAGISEMQGSTYDAMRLLTRFFHTTGRIYPSSETPLTLHAVFTDGTEVVGESNIANYKGMIGHVYVTNTYNDEEPKASRQVVQSIMDSDLVVLGPGSLYTSILPNIMIPDIGKALCETEAQVVYICNIMTQRGETESFTDANHVSVLNAHLASQFVDTVLVNIEPVPQEYMNTHAFDEYLVQVKHDFRGLQDQGCRIISSNFLKLENGGAFHDGDLVVEELFNILQVRT
- the rapZ gene encoding RNase adapter RapZ; this encodes MSDKLHLVIVTGMSGAGKTVAIQSFEDLGYFTIDNMPPTLLPKFLELIRHSQDNNKIALVVDMRSRSFFSEIREVLDEIENAEDLDFKILFLDATDSELVARYKETRRSHPLAATGRVLDGIQLERELLAPLKNMSQNVIDTSELTPRNLRKEISDQFASQDNQPSFRIEVMSFGFKYGLPLDADLVFDVRFLPNPYYKLELRQMTGLDQPVYDYVMDHEESEEFYKHLLGLIEPILPGYQKEGKSILTIAIGCTGGQHRSVAFAKRLADDLEKNWIVNRSHRDKDRRKETVNRS
- a CDS encoding RidA family protein, whose protein sequence is MKTIHTDKAPAAIGPYVQGKVVGNFLFASGQVPLSPETGEVVGETIQEQTEQVLKNIGAILAEAGTDFDHVVKTTCFLKDMNDFLAFNEVYKTAFSAEFPARSAVEVARLPRDVKVEIEVIAVIGE